The following is a genomic window from Anaerolineae bacterium.
ATGTACAACGCCTGGAACAACGAGGCCGCGGAGCTGGGGGCCAAAATCCTTTCGCGCATGGCCGGCCTGTCCGTAGAGGAATTCTGTCGGCGCGTCGTGGCCGGCACCTCGGACAAGATCGCGCGCGAGATCCTCGCCAAGGTGCTGGCGGATGAGCGCGGCCTGGAGCTGGAGCAGTCCGACGGCGTCGGGGCATTCCTCATCGAAAACGCTTTGCAGAATGACCGGGAGAATACCAGCCTGGAATGCACATTGAAGGTCAACCTGCACCTGGTGGCTATCGGCGCGCCGGTGCGCATCTACATGCCGCGGGTCGCCGAGCTACTGCATACCGAATTGAGCATTCCCGAGCACGCCGGCCTGGCCAATGCCATCGGCGCCGTATCGGGCAGTGTCATTCAAACGGTGCGCTTGCAGATCGCGCCGGTGGACGGCGGCGAAAAGGTGCGGCTGTACAGTCCCGAGGGCGTGTGGGAGTTCGGCCTGCTGGAGGAGGCGAGGGAATACGCCATGTCGGTAGGGCGCCGGCTGGCGGAACAGCGGGCGCGTGAGGCCGGCGCGGATAAGGTGGAGATCCAGGTGGAGGAGAACCACCAGTATGTCCAGGTGGCCTCTGGATGGGGCGATAAGCTCTATCTGGGCAGTGACCTGATCTTCACGGCGGTGGGCCGGCCGCGGCTCATCGTCTTCGAGAATGCGAGGGAGTAATGTGGACGAGGACTCCAGCGGACTAGAGGTGGTGTACATCGCGTCGGGCCAGCTTCGGGCGGAGGTGATCCGCTCGAAGCTGGAGGCGGCCGGCATCCCCGTCCTGCTCCAGTATGAGAGCCTGGGCATCGTCATGGGGCTGACGGTGGATGGATTGGGGGAGGTGCGGGTGCTGGTGCCGGCGGAATATGCCGACGAAGCACGCGCCCTGCTGGTGGAATTAGAGAAACCCCTCACCGAGGACTCGGACGATTTTCCGGAGATTTCCGACATCAGCGACATACTCGAGTGAATCCACGCCGCGACGCCGGCCGAAGCCCCGGCGACTACCCCGGCGGTACAACCGTCTCCCACGCCCACCCTGGAACCTTCGCCACGGCTGTGCCGGCCCTGGACGGCAAAAAGCTGTTGGAGGAGCGGTGTACCAGATGCCATTCCCTGGATCGCGTGCGGCAGTCCCGCAAGAGCGAGGCGGATTGGAAGGCCACGGTCGAGCGGATGGTGGGGAAGGGCGCCGCGCTGTCCGCCCAGGAGATCGAAGCGGTCGTGCGCTATCTGGCCCAGACGTACCCCAAATGAGCTGATGGGCGGACCAATGCCCTGGTGAGTGCACGCGG
Proteins encoded in this region:
- a CDS encoding DUF2007 domain-containing protein is translated as MRGSNVDEDSSGLEVVYIASGQLRAEVIRSKLEAAGIPVLLQYESLGIVMGLTVDGLGEVRVLVPAEYADEARALLVELEKPLTEDSDDFPEISDISDILE